GCCCGAACCGGTGACGAGCGCGGTAGCGAGGATCGAATAGGTCAGCCCGCAGGGAATGAAGCCCCACAGCATGCCGAGCGGCAGGGCCTGCCTGACCGAGCGCGCGGGGAGGAAATGGCGCGTCGCGGGCTGGATGCGGCGCCAAAGCACGTGACCGACGCGCTCGATCGGCGCCAGCAGACGCGTGAAGCCGGTCAGGTAGAGCCCGAGCGCGACCAGCATCAGGTTGGCAAGCACATAGAGCGTCATCTGCACCGGCAGCATGCCGTCGTAGAGCAGCCCGACCGAGCCGAGGAAGCCCACCCCCGCGCCGAGCGCGGTATAGGTGCCGATGCGGCCGAGGTTGTAGGCGAGGTGCAGCGGCCACTGCGGCTTGCCGCCGGGTGTCTGCACCTGCATGGTGAGCGCACCGACGATGCCGCCGCACATCGACACGCAATGCGTCCCGCCCAGCAGGCCGATGAGGAAGACGGCGAGATAACCGGTTTCAGGCATTGAAAAACGAGGCCCCGCTGAAGATGCGAGGCCTCATTCTACGCTCGTGAGCCGCGGTCTTCAGATCACGCGCGAGTAGCGCTGGCGCTCGCGGTCGGCGCGCAGATAGCGGTCGAACACCATCGCGATGCCGCGCACGAGCAGGCGGCCGCCGGGCTGCACGCTGATCCAGTCGCCTTCGATCTTCACCAGCCCCGCCTTCTCCATCTCCGCGAGGTCGGCAAGCTCTTCCGCAAAGTATTCGCGGAAGTTGATCAGGTGGGCGATCTCGATCGACTGCATCGACAGCTCGAAGTGGCACATCAGCGCCTGGATGATCGCGCGCCGCAACAGGTCGTCGGCGGTGAGCTCGATGCCGCGCAGCACCGGCAGCTCGTCGCGGTCGAGCGCATCGTAGTACTCGTCCAGGGTCTTCACGTTCTGCGCATACACCGGCCCGATCTTGCCGATCGCCGACACGCCGAAGGCGAGCAGGTCGCACTCGGCCTGGGTGGAGTAGCCCTGGAAGTTGCGATGCAGCCGACCCTGGCGCTGGGCGACGGTGAGCTCGTCGTCGGGCTTGGCGAAATGGTCCATGCCGATGTAGACGTAGCCGGCCTCGGTGAGGCGGCGGATGCCGAGCTGCAGCAGCTGCAGCTTGGTGTCGGCGGTGGGCATGTCGCCGCTGTTGATGCGGCGCTGGGGCTTGAAGAGGCCGGGCAGGTGCGCGTAGCTGTAGAGCGAGATGCGATCGGGCGAGATCGCGAGCACCTGCTCCAGCGTGCGGTTGAAGCTGATCACGTTCTGCTTGGGCAGGCCGTAGATCAGGTCCATGCTCACCGACTTGAAGCCGGTCGCGCGCGCCGCATCGATGACGAGCTTGGTCTCGTCGTAGCTCTGGATGCGATTGACCGCCGCCTGCACGTCCTCGGCAAAGTCCTGCACGCCCACGCTCATGCGGTTGAAGCCGAGATCGGCGAGCAGCTTGACGGTGTCGAAATCGACCTTGCGCGGATCGACCTCGATCGAATACTCGCCGTTGGGGACCAGCGTGAAGTGCTCGCGCACCGAGGCCATCAGCTCGCGCATCTCGTCGTGCGACAGGAAGGTCGGCGTCCCGCCGCCGAGATGCAACTGCGTGACCTGGCGGCTTCCCTCCAGGCAAGCCGCTTGCATCGCAATCTCTTTCGCCAGATATTTCAGGTACTTGGCGGAGCGCCCATGATCCTTGGTGATGATCTTGTTGCAGGCGCAGTAGTAGCAGATCGTGTTGCAGAACGGGATGTGGAAGTATAATGAGAGCGGTTTGCTTACGCCGCCCACGGCTCGTTTGGCGAGCCAGGACTTCAGCGCCTCGGCATTGAAGGCCTCGACGAAGCGATCCGCCGTCGGATAGGAAGTGTACCGCGGTCCGTTGATGTCGAATCTACGGATGAGTTGCGGATCGAAGATGAGTTCGTTCTGGCTTTTCATGATCTTGCTGCGGCAGTGTGTGCCGAACAATGGCAGAACACCGTATTTTTTTGGTTGACGTGGGTCAACGGGCATGACTTGAAAGTCCGCTCGCGCCCATGTCGGCGTCTTTCGTCGGGGAAGCAGGATTATCGTGCAGATGAGGGCAACCGTGCCAATTACCGTGAACGGGTTGAAGACTGCCTGTTCGCAGTGCAACCTGGTCGAGCTTTGCCTGCCCTTCGGCATGTCCGACAGCGAGTTGAGCCGTCTCGACGAGCTCGTGGGCGCGCGGCGCAAGGTCAAGCGCCAGCAGAACCTCTACCGGGCAGGCGACCCCTTCGAGGCGATCTACGCGATCCGTGCGGGCTCGTTCAAGACCGACGTGCTGCTGGAGGACGGCCGGGAGCAGGTCACCGGCTTCCAGATGACCGGCGAGATCCTCGGCCTCGACGGCATCAGCACCGAGGCCCACAGCTGCAATGCCGTCGCCCTCGAAGACAGCGAGGTGTGCGTGATCGCATACGACAAGCTCGAGCAGCTCTCGCACGAGATCGACGGACTGCAGCTCCAGTTCCACAAGGTCATGAGCCGCGAGATCGTGCGCGACCACGGCGTGATGATGCTGCTCGGCTCGATGCGCGCCGAGGAGCGCCTGGCCGCCTTCCTGCTCAACATGTCGCAGCGCTTCAACGCGCGCGGCTTCTCGTCGCAGGAGTTCAACCTGCGCATGACGCGCGAGGAGATCGGCTCCTATCTCGGGCTCAAGCTCGAGACCGTGTCGCGCGCGTTCTCGCGCTTCCAGGAAGACGGGCTCATCTCGGTTCAGCAGAAGCACGTGCTGCTGCTCGACCCTGCCGGACTGAAGAGGCTGATCCAGCACCAGCAGGGCGTGCGCTGAGATCGGTGGCCGCCTCAGGCCAGGAAGCCGGCGACCTGCTTGGTGAAGGCCACCGAGACGATCCACGCATAGACGAGCAGCGCCGCGGTGAAGGCGGTGATGCGCATGCCCATGGTGCGCCCGCGCTTGAGGGCGAGGGTACCGAGCAGGATGTAGGCAAGCAGACCGAGAACCTTTGCGGTGACCCAGCCGGCCGCAAACGGGTACTGCTGGATCATCACGGCGAGCGTGATCGCAGACAGCAGCAGCAGGCTGTCGATGACGTGCGGCAGCACCCGGGTCAGGCGGTGCTGCAGCAGCGGGCTGCCGGTCATCATCCACAAGCCGCGCAGCAGGAAGCCTGCCGCACTGAGGGCGACGCAGGTGACGTGAAGGTGCTTGATCGCGTAATACATTCGTTCTCCTCTCGATAGCCGGCCCGAGAGCCGGGAGCAGCCGGCAGCGAGCCGGCTCGATTAAAATTGCGACGCCTTACGGAGAGTCCATTCGATGCCCCCCCACGCCCAGCTCGACATTCCGTCCCTGCTCAAGCGCATTCCGCTCTTCAGCGAGCTTTCGGACGCCGACATCCAGCGCGTCACCCGCTACACCCGCGACCGTCACGTCGCGCGCGGCGAGGTCTTGTTCCAGCGCGGAGACCAGCCGCACGGCTTTTACTTCGTCGTCTCCGGACAGGTCAAGCTCGCGTTCTCCTCGCCTCAGGGCACGGAGAAGGTCGTCGAGATCGTCGGTCCGATGCAGAGCTTCGGTGAGGCGGTGATGTTCATGAACCATCCCTACCCGGTGTTTGCCGAGGCACTCAGCGAGACCGTCCTCGTTCACGTCGGCCAGGCGGTGGTGAGCGAGCTCATCGATCAGGACTCCACCTTCGCCCATAAGTTGCTCGCCGGCATGGCGATCCGCCTCCATGGTCTGATCCAGGACGTCGAGACCTACTCCCTGCGCTCGAGCACCCAGCGCGTGATCGGCTACCTGCTGCAGGTGGCCGACAGCGACACGCCGTGCGAGATTGCCCTGCCCACCAGCAAGCAGGTGATCGCCTCGCGCCTCAACCTGACGCCCGAGACCCTGTCACGGATCTTTCACGACCTCAGCGAGGCCGGCCTCATCAGCGTGGCGGGCAAACGCATCACCTTGCGCGATCCCGCGCGGTTGTCGCGCTACAACGCTTGACCGACCGGCCGGAACGCATCCCGGCCGCTCAGGACAGGACAGAAGACACGCCTGGCGCGGCGACCTCGACGCCGCGCCAGCCGAGATCGCGCTCGATGCACCCGGCTAGGGCAGCGGCCGCGGTCGGCTCGCCATGCACCACGAAGGTACGCCGGGGCGGTCGGCGGAAACCGCGCAGCCAGCTGAGGATCGCCGGCTGATCCGCATGCGCGGACAAGCCGCCGATGGTGTGAATGCGCGCGCGCACCGGAATGCGCTCGCCGAACAGGGTCACCTGACGGGCGCCGTCCACCAGGCGCCGACCGAGCGTGCCCGCCGCCTGGAAACCCGCGATCACGATCGCGCACTCGCGCCGGCCGATGTTGTGGCGAAGGTGGTGCTTGATCCGCCCGGCATCGCACATCCCGCTTGCCGAGATGATCACCAGTCCCCCGCGCACGCTGTTGAGCGCCATCGACTCCTCGACATCCTGGACGAAGCGGAGATTGAAGCGGTCGGCGTGCTGCCGGCTCCAGGCAAACAGTTCGCGCGTCTCGTCGTCCCACAGGTCGTCATGGCGAACCGTGAGTTCGGTGACTGCCAGCGCCATGGGCGAGTCGACCACGACGTCGAGCCGAGCGATGCGCCCTGCCCGCACCAGGTCCGCGAGCACGAAAAGCAGCTCCTGCGTCCGCCCGACTGCGAACGCGGGGATGATCACGTTGCCCCCCTGCACCTCGAGCGTGCGCCGCAACACCTCGGCCAGCTCGTCACAGGTCTCGGCGAAGGAGCGGTGCGCTCGGTTGCCGTAGGTCGATTCCACGCAAAGATAATCGGCCTCGGGGATGGGCACGGGATCCTGAAGGACCGGGCGCATCGGCTGCCCAAGGTCACCGGACACGACCAGGCGACGGGTATGCCCCCGCTCCTCGACGTCGATCTCGATGATCGAGGAGCCGAGGATGTGGCCTGCGTTGCGAAATCGGCAATGTACGCCGGCACCAGGCGCAATCATCTCGTCGAAGGCGGCGTGGCGCAGCCGTCCAAGGCTGGCGCGTGCCTGCTCGACCGTATACAGCGGCGCGAGCTCGCCGGCGCGGCCCGCCCTGCGCGCGCGCCGGCTACGCAACGCCCACTCGGCTTCCTTCTCCTGGATGTGCGCGGAATCCATCAGCATCACGCCGAGCAGATCGACGGTCGCCGCGGTGGCGAAGATCCGCCCCTTGTAGCCGAGCGCCACCAGCCTCGGCACGAGCCCGGTGTGATCGAGGTGCGCATGCGTCAGGAGAACGAAGGCGATGTCGCGTAGCTCGAAACTCAGGGCTTCGCGATTCTTGCGGTGGGCCTCCCGCCCGCCCTGGAACAGCCCGCAGTCCACGAGGAAACTGCCGCGCTCGTGATCGACTCGCAGACAGGAGCCGGTGACCTCACCCGCCGCACCCAAAAAAGTCAGCTTCATGGCACGCCTCCGAGGAAACTGCGCACGCCCGCCGAGAATCGGCGTCTGTTTGATCACGATCAATCATGGCCGGGCGCTTCACATCGCTATAATCGAATCGTGACACACAACAGGGAGCGTCCGTCATGTTCAAGCACATTCTGGTTCCGACCGACGGGTCGGCACTGTCCGAAAGCACCGTTGCACGGGCAGTTTCCTTCGCCAAGGAAGCCGGGGCACGCATCACTTTCTTCTACGCCCAGCCCGACTTTCCGATGCCGATCTATGGCGAGGGCGCGCTCATCGATCCGACCACGCCCGAACAGTTCTCCAAGTCGGCGGCGGCCGAAGCGGAAGCAATCCTTGCCAAGGCAAGAGGCGCGGCCGAGGCGGCCGGAGTCGCATCGGACAGCGACACCACGGTGAACGAGGTGCCTTACGAGGCGATCATCGACGCCGCAGACCGTCACGGCTGCGATCTCATCTTCATGGCTTCGCATGGCCGCCGCGGCATCGCCGGCCTTCTGCTCGGCAGCGAGACACAGAAGGTGCTCACGCACAGCAAGACGCCGGTTCTGGTCTACCGCTGAACGAGCGACGGCCTCAGCGCAGAACGAAAAACGGCCCGCGATCGCGGGCCGTTTTCTTTCGCTGCCAATCCGGCCGGATCAACCCTGGCCGCTCATTCCCGCCTTCCGCTCATCCTCGGCGATATGACGGCGCGCGAAGCGGTAAAGATACGCCGCCATAACGAGGATGAAGACGATCGTGAACAGGCTGAGCAGCCCGATATCACTGGTCAACAACAGTTCCCAGGCCATGACTTACCTCCTCTCCAAAGAAATCAGACATTCGGATCAATCGTGATCTCCATCTCTGCGGGGAGGAATGCGGACCCGTCCATGCGCCAGCTGCGGGCCTCGTCTTCTATGACAAACAGCCAGCGCCCGGTACTCAGGGGCGCCAGCGGGGTTTCATACACGCCGCCAGCCCCGGCGACGAGCAGTTCCTGGTCCAGCCCGCCGCGGGTGGGGTGGGCCACCGTCAGGCGGATGCTTTCGGGCAGGCTCTTGCCCTCGGCGGCCGAAAGCTCGATGCGCAGGGACTCGCTGCGCACCTTGAGCGCCGCGCGCAGACCCAGCTCACGCGCGTGCTCGACGCGTCCGATCGTCTGCACGATCGCCCGACCCTCCTTGTAGTAATCGTCCACCACCATGCCGTCGAAGGTGTTGATGGCAATCACCATGGTGATGATGCCACCCACGACCGCGGTCGCGGGGAAGGCAATCAGGAACCAGGGCCAGCCCTGGCGGTACCAGGGCTCGCGGGACTTCTCGCTGAGGGTCGAGCGCATGTTCATCGTGGTATCAGGAAGGTGGTTTCTTCCTTCAGGGTGAGCGCCGCGTCATCCTCGGCGGTCACCTGGAAGGCGATATTGTTGGCACCAGGCTGCCCCGAGTCGTAGGGCACCAGCACCTGCAGGGTCACCGTCTGGGTCGCGGCCGAGGCGACCTCGACTCGCTGTTCGCCGCCGATGCGCACCCCGGGCAGACCCGACACCTCGAGTCGGAAGGCGCGCGGCGCCTCGGTCATGTTCATGACCTGAAGCTGGTAGACGTTCTCGATCAGCCCGCCCTCGACCTCGCGACCGAGCGAGGAGCGGTCGCGGATGACATCCACGCGCAGCGGCTCGCGCGCCGCCAGCCCCCATACGAATCCGACGCAGATCAGGACCAGGACCGCGCCATAGACCAGCGTCCGCGGACGGAACACGTGCCCCAGGATCTCCTTGCTGCCCCAGTGCCGCTTCATCGCGTTCTCGGTCGAGTAACGGATCAGGCCGCGCGGGTAGTTCATCTTGTCCATGACCTGGTCGCAAGCGTCGATGCATGCGGCGCAGCCGATGCATTCGTACTGCAGACCGTCACGAATGTCGATCCCGGTCGGACAAACCTGAACACAGATGCCGCAGTCGATGCAGTCACCCTTGCTCACCGTACGCGGATCGATGCCCTTCTTGCGCGTACCGCGGGGTTCGCCGCGCTCCTCGTCGTAGGTGATGACGAGGGTATCGGGATCGAACATCACCGCCTGAAAGCGTGCGTAGGGGCACATGTACTTGCACACCTGCTCGCGCAGGACGCCGGCGAACAGGTAGGTGAAGCCCGCGTAGAAGAGGATCCAGAAGGTTTCCCAAGGCCCGAAGGTGAGCCCGTTGAAGGAGGCGAGCAGTTCGTCGAGCGGCGAGAAGTAGGCAACGAAGGTGAAGCCGGTCCACAACGCGACCACGATCCACGCCAGATACTTGCCACCACGACGCAGCGCCTTCTCGGCACTCATTGGTGCCTGATCGAGCTTCTGGCGGCGCATGTGGTCACCTTCGATCTTCTGCTCGATCCACATGAAGATCTCGGTATACACCGTCTGAGGACAGGCGTAACCGCACCAGAGCCGACCCGCGATCGCGGTGAAGAAGAACAACGCGTACGCCGAGATGATCAGCAGCAGCGCGAGGAAGAACACGTCCTGTGGCCAGAAGACCCAGCCAAAGATGTAGAACTTGCGTTCAGTGAGATGGAACAGCACCGCCTGACGGTCGTTCCAGGTCAGCCAGGGGAGGCCGTAGTAGAGGATCTGGGTGAGCCACACCAGGATCCATCGCCAGTTGGCGAATACGCCGGTCACGGCACGGACGTACAGCTTCTTGCGTGCGGCGTAGAGCGTGTCCAGGGTGGAGGAGTCTTGGGGCTTGTTCGCCGGTTTCTGCGGCGAAGGGGATGGGCTGTTCATGGCCTGTTTACCAATGACTTTTTGTTGTTCTTGTTATTTTCGAAACCCCGGGAGGACCCCCTCCTCCCGGGATGAGACTTCAGACTGCGGGCAAAACGCTTACTTCTTGCTCAGGCTCAGGACATAGGCTGCAAGGATATGGACCTTGTCCTCGCCGAGGAACTCGCCGAACGCGGGCATCTTGTTGTTGCGACCGTGCGTGATGGTCTCGGTGATGGTGGCCTCCGACGAACCGTACAGCCAGTTGTTGTCGGTAAGATTGGGCGCGCCCAGCATCGGATTGCCCTTCGCATCGGCGCCGTGGCAGGCGACGCAGTTGGACTCGAAGCCCTCCTTGCCGCGCTGCGCACGCACGGAGTCATGTGCAAGACCGTTGAGCGAGCGGACGTAGTTGGCGACGTCCTTCACGCCGTCGGCGCCGAGCGCGGGGCCGAACGGCGGCATGATGCCATTGCGGCCGTTGGTGATGGTTTCCTTGATGTTCTCCGGAGCCCCACCCCACAGCCACTCGCTGTCCGTGAGGTTCGGGAAGCTCTTCGCACCCTGCGCGGCCGCACCGTGGCACTGCTGGCAGTAGGTGAGGAACATGCGCTGCCCCATCGCCACCGCCTCGGGGTCCGCTGCGACGGCCATCACGTCCATGTCACGGTACTTGGCGAACACCGGACCGAAGCGCTCCTCGCCGGCCTTCATCTCGGCCTCGTACTGCGCCCATTGGCCGCGACCCTGGTTGAGGCTGCCAAAACCGGGATAGATCGCAAGGTAGGCGATGCCGAAGAAGATGGTGATCCAGAACAGATACATCCACCAACGCGGCAGCGGGTTGTTGTACTCGGCGAGCGTCTCGTCCCACACGTGGCCGTGCAGCTCGACCGGCCCCTTCTCGCGCTTGGTCATGTTCGACACCAGCACGAACACACAGAACAGGATGGAGAGGGCCACGAGGACCATCACATACATGTTCCAGAAACCGCTGATAAAGTCAGCCATTTGTTTTTCCCTCAAGGTCTTGCCGACCGCCCTGGGTCGGCAGGTCATCATCGCTCAGAGGCAGACGCGCCGCTTCGTCGAAACCGGCCTTCGCATGCTTGCTGTACGCCCAGGCGCAGATGGCCAGGAAGCACACCAGGCCGAGCACCGTGATCAGGCTCCGAAAGTCGTTGATATCCACAGCGCGCCCCGTCCTTACCGGAAGTTCGAAATCGCCGTACCGAGGCCCTGGAGATAGGCCACGATGGCGTCCAGCTCGGTCTTGCCCTCGAGCGCGGCCGGCGCGGCAGCGATCTCTTCCTCGCTGTACTTGTGCAGGCCGACCTTGTTGAGCGCACGCATCTTGTCCTGGATGTCGTCGGCCTTGACCGGACGATCGAGCCACGGGAATGCCGGCATGTTCGACTCCGGCACCACGTCACGCGGATTGAGCAGGTGCACGCGCTGCCACTCGTCCGAGTAGCGGCCTCCCACACGCGCCAGGTCGGGACCGGTACGCTTCGAGCCCCACTGGAAGGGGTGGTCGTAGATGAACTCGCCCGCCACCGAGTAATGACCGTAGCGCTCGGTCTCGGCACGGAACGGACGGATCATCTGCGAATGGCAGTTGTAGCAGCCCTCGCGGACGTAGATGTCACGACCAACCAGACGCACCGGGTCGTAGGGCTTGACGTCGAGCGTATTGCCCTTGCCGTCGATCGGCGAGGTGGTCGAGTGCTGGAAGAACAGCGGCACGATTTCCACCAGACCGCCCACGCTCACGGTAAGCAGCGTGAGCACGATCATGAGGAATACGTTGCGTTCGACTTTTTCGTGTTTCGATTGAGCCATGTTCTTGTTCTCCGATCAGGCGTGGGCAGCCGCAGGCGCGAGCACCGGGGCGTCGTAGGCCTTCTGGCCGGCGATGGTCTTCAGCATGTTGTAGAACATGATGAACATGCCGGTCAGGAACAGCGCGCCGCCGATGAAGCGGATGGTCCAGAACGGATAGCTGGCCTTGACGCTCTCGACGAAGGAGTAGGTCAGGGTGCCGTCCGGGTTGGTGGCGCGCCACATCAGGCCCTGCATCACGCCGGAAATCCACATCGAGGCGATGTAGAGCACGATGCCGATGGTGGCGATCCAGAAGTGGGCGTTGATCAGCTTGACGCTGTACATCTCGGTCCGGCCATAGAGGCGCGGCAGCAGGAAGTAGACCGAGCCGATCGAGATCATTGCCACCCAGCCCAGCGCGCCCGAGTGCACGTGACCGACCGTCCAGTCGGTGTAGTGCGACAGCGCATTGACCGTCTTGATCGACATCATCGGACCTTCGAAGGTCGACATGCCGTAGAAGGACAGGGAGGTGATCAGGAACTTGAGGATCGGGTCGGTACGCAGCTTATGCCACGCACCCGACAGGGTCAGCACGCCGTTGATCATGCCACCCCAGGACGGCGCGAGCAGGATCAGCGAGAACACCATGCCGACGGACTGCGTCCAGTCGGGCAGCGCGGTGTAGTGCAGATGGTGCGGGCCCGCCCACATGTAGGTGAAGATCAGCGCCCAGAAGTGCACCACCGACAGCCGGTAGGAATAGACCGGGCGGTCGGCCTGCTTGGGCACGAAGTAGTACATCATCCCGAGGAAGCCGGCGGTCAGGAAGAAGCCCACCGCATTGTGGCCGTACCACCACTGGATCATCGCGTCCTGCACGCCGGCATAGGCGGAGTAGGACTTCATCGAGGTCAGCGAGACCGGAATGGCTGCGCTGTTGACGATGTGAAGCAGCGCCACGGTGAGGATGAAGGCGCCGAAGAACCAGTTCGCGACGTAGATGTGCGAGACCTTGCGCTTGGCGATCGTGCCGAAGAAGACGACGGCGTAGGAGACCCACACGATCGCAATCAGGATGTCGATCGGCCACTCGAGCTCGGCGTACTCCTTGGAGGAGGTGTAGCCCAGCGGCAGCGTGATCGCCGCCAGCACGATGACCAGTTGCCAGCCCCAGAACGTGAAGGCCGCGAGGCCGGGGGCGAACAGCCGAGTGTGACAGGTGCGCTGCACGACGTAATACGAGGTCGCGAACAGCGCGCAGCCACCGAACGCGAAGATCACGGCGTTGGTGTGCAGCGGACGGAGCCTGCCGAAATGCAGGAATTCGTGCACGTTCAGTTCCGGCCATACGAGCTGTGCTGCGGCGATCACGCCGACCAGCATGCCCACAATGCCCCACACCACCGTCATGATGGCGAACTGCCGCACGACTTTATAGTTATAAGTCGCTTGCGATTGCATGTGAGTCACCTCTTCGTTTTAGAAACCTTTCTTGCGCAGCAACCCTGAGGCGCCACGGATCTTGCCCAACCCAGGGAGAATACCGGTGGCGCGAGTACGCAATTTGACACAGATCAACATTGTATTGCAGCACAGCAGGGGGCGGAAGCGAAAATTGGAAGATGTCCAGAAACACGCGCAAACCTGCGCCGTTATTGGGTTACAGCGATCCGGGCACTGACGCGGGAAACCGCGTCCGGACACTCGATGCGAATTCACGGACGGAATGCGCCATATTCGCAAAAAGACGCCTCAATCGAGGGGAAGGCGCGAATTCGAGGCGCAAAAAAAAGGGTGCGCATGAACGCACCCCCAACCCCAACAGAGAGACAAAAACCGGACTGACCACCGGCATGCCATGCCGGTCGATCAACATGCGTCCATTCTGCCAACCGGCATCCCCGGCGTGTTGACATAGGTCAACCCAACGTCACATTGGCGATCAGGAAGGCGCAGGTCCGTCCGTATCTCCCGCCTTCGTTTCGCCGCTGCGCTTCATCTCGCGCTCGGGCTCGCCCGCAGCATCCGGCTCGTCACGATCGTCCATCAGGAGCCGGTATGCAGGCCCCTCGAGATCGTCGAACTGGCCACTGCGCAAAGACCACCAGAACAACAGCCCGATCACGAACACGAGCACGACCGAAAGCGGAATCAGCAGGTATAGGCTCTCCATCGTCTTCTCCGCCGGTGCGCTCAGCGCTTTCCGGGAACGCCCTGCAGGCGCATTGCATTGAGCACGACCAGCAGCGAGCTCGCCGCCATGCCGATGCCGGCCATCCACGGCGTCACCAGCCCGGCCATCGCCAGCGGCACCGATGTGAAGTTGTAGGCGAACGACCACCACAGGTTCTGGCGAATGATCCGCAGCGTCTTGCGCGCGAGATCGACGCCACGCCCGAGGCTGGCCAGGTTCTCGTTGAGCAGCACGATGTCGGCCTGATTGCGCGCCAGGTCCGTGCCGCCCCCCATGGCGATCGACACATGCGCCTGAGCCAGCACCGGCGCGT
This region of Thauera sp. JM12B12 genomic DNA includes:
- a CDS encoding sulfite exporter TauE/SafE family protein, with amino-acid sequence MPETGYLAVFLIGLLGGTHCVSMCGGIVGALTMQVQTPGGKPQWPLHLAYNLGRIGTYTALGAGVGFLGSVGLLYDGMLPVQMTLYVLANLMLVALGLYLTGFTRLLAPIERVGHVLWRRIQPATRHFLPARSVRQALPLGMLWGFIPCGLTYSILATALVTGSGARGAGLMLAFGLGTLPNLLLAGMLFKRFRDFTRNRKVRIASGLLVLGFGLFGLYHAPTLGGDLWNGVVCVT
- the hemN gene encoding oxygen-independent coproporphyrinogen III oxidase; the protein is MKSQNELIFDPQLIRRFDINGPRYTSYPTADRFVEAFNAEALKSWLAKRAVGGVSKPLSLYFHIPFCNTICYYCACNKIITKDHGRSAKYLKYLAKEIAMQAACLEGSRQVTQLHLGGGTPTFLSHDEMRELMASVREHFTLVPNGEYSIEVDPRKVDFDTVKLLADLGFNRMSVGVQDFAEDVQAAVNRIQSYDETKLVIDAARATGFKSVSMDLIYGLPKQNVISFNRTLEQVLAISPDRISLYSYAHLPGLFKPQRRINSGDMPTADTKLQLLQLGIRRLTEAGYVYIGMDHFAKPDDELTVAQRQGRLHRNFQGYSTQAECDLLAFGVSAIGKIGPVYAQNVKTLDEYYDALDRDELPVLRGIELTADDLLRRAIIQALMCHFELSMQSIEIAHLINFREYFAEELADLAEMEKAGLVKIEGDWISVQPGGRLLVRGIAMVFDRYLRADRERQRYSRVI
- the fnr gene encoding fumarate/nitrate reduction transcriptional regulator Fnr; amino-acid sequence: MRATVPITVNGLKTACSQCNLVELCLPFGMSDSELSRLDELVGARRKVKRQQNLYRAGDPFEAIYAIRAGSFKTDVLLEDGREQVTGFQMTGEILGLDGISTEAHSCNAVALEDSEVCVIAYDKLEQLSHEIDGLQLQFHKVMSREIVRDHGVMMLLGSMRAEERLAAFLLNMSQRFNARGFSSQEFNLRMTREEIGSYLGLKLETVSRAFSRFQEDGLISVQQKHVLLLDPAGLKRLIQHQQGVR
- a CDS encoding SirB2 family protein gives rise to the protein MYYAIKHLHVTCVALSAAGFLLRGLWMMTGSPLLQHRLTRVLPHVIDSLLLLSAITLAVMIQQYPFAAGWVTAKVLGLLAYILLGTLALKRGRTMGMRITAFTAALLVYAWIVSVAFTKQVAGFLA
- a CDS encoding Crp/Fnr family transcriptional regulator, which translates into the protein MPPHAQLDIPSLLKRIPLFSELSDADIQRVTRYTRDRHVARGEVLFQRGDQPHGFYFVVSGQVKLAFSSPQGTEKVVEIVGPMQSFGEAVMFMNHPYPVFAEALSETVLVHVGQAVVSELIDQDSTFAHKLLAGMAIRLHGLIQDVETYSLRSSTQRVIGYLLQVADSDTPCEIALPTSKQVIASRLNLTPETLSRIFHDLSEAGLISVAGKRITLRDPARLSRYNA
- a CDS encoding MBL fold metallo-hydrolase, with protein sequence MKLTFLGAAGEVTGSCLRVDHERGSFLVDCGLFQGGREAHRKNREALSFELRDIAFVLLTHAHLDHTGLVPRLVALGYKGRIFATAATVDLLGVMLMDSAHIQEKEAEWALRSRRARRAGRAGELAPLYTVEQARASLGRLRHAAFDEMIAPGAGVHCRFRNAGHILGSSIIEIDVEERGHTRRLVVSGDLGQPMRPVLQDPVPIPEADYLCVESTYGNRAHRSFAETCDELAEVLRRTLEVQGGNVIIPAFAVGRTQELLFVLADLVRAGRIARLDVVVDSPMALAVTELTVRHDDLWDDETRELFAWSRQHADRFNLRFVQDVEESMALNSVRGGLVIISASGMCDAGRIKHHLRHNIGRRECAIVIAGFQAAGTLGRRLVDGARQVTLFGERIPVRARIHTIGGLSAHADQPAILSWLRGFRRPPRRTFVVHGEPTAAAALAGCIERDLGWRGVEVAAPGVSSVLS
- a CDS encoding universal stress protein, with protein sequence MFKHILVPTDGSALSESTVARAVSFAKEAGARITFFYAQPDFPMPIYGEGALIDPTTPEQFSKSAAAEAEAILAKARGAAEAAGVASDSDTTVNEVPYEAIIDAADRHGCDLIFMASHGRRGIAGLLLGSETQKVLTHSKTPVLVYR
- a CDS encoding DUF3149 domain-containing protein, with product MAWELLLTSDIGLLSLFTIVFILVMAAYLYRFARRHIAEDERKAGMSGQG
- a CDS encoding FixH family protein — protein: MRSTLSEKSREPWYRQGWPWFLIAFPATAVVGGIITMVIAINTFDGMVVDDYYKEGRAIVQTIGRVEHARELGLRAALKVRSESLRIELSAAEGKSLPESIRLTVAHPTRGGLDQELLVAGAGGVYETPLAPLSTGRWLFVIEDEARSWRMDGSAFLPAEMEITIDPNV
- the ccoG gene encoding cytochrome c oxidase accessory protein CcoG, encoding MNSPSPSPQKPANKPQDSSTLDTLYAARKKLYVRAVTGVFANWRWILVWLTQILYYGLPWLTWNDRQAVLFHLTERKFYIFGWVFWPQDVFFLALLLIISAYALFFFTAIAGRLWCGYACPQTVYTEIFMWIEQKIEGDHMRRQKLDQAPMSAEKALRRGGKYLAWIVVALWTGFTFVAYFSPLDELLASFNGLTFGPWETFWILFYAGFTYLFAGVLREQVCKYMCPYARFQAVMFDPDTLVITYDEERGEPRGTRKKGIDPRTVSKGDCIDCGICVQVCPTGIDIRDGLQYECIGCAACIDACDQVMDKMNYPRGLIRYSTENAMKRHWGSKEILGHVFRPRTLVYGAVLVLICVGFVWGLAAREPLRVDVIRDRSSLGREVEGGLIENVYQLQVMNMTEAPRAFRLEVSGLPGVRIGGEQRVEVASAATQTVTLQVLVPYDSGQPGANNIAFQVTAEDDAALTLKEETTFLIPR